CCAAGCAGCGGCATCACCTCTATAGTAGAAGTCATCAGTAAATGTCTCACCTTTATCCATCATATCACGACCAGCTTTTAAGTCTGTAATCATTTGTTCGAATACAGCTTCTTGGCTATCGTATTTAGGATATAAAATATGCTCAACATATCCTTTCCCTGCTTCTGCATAAGGGATGTCTCCGTAAAGTTGAGTCACCTTCATCATGTCAATCACTTTGACAATTTTTACTTGACCTAATTGTGCAGTCTCAGGAGCAAGTTTTGTTTCTAGGTCAGTGACATTCTTTAATACATCCTTAAAGATGTTGTTCCAAGCCCATTCTTTGTAAGAAGTACTGAACGCTTCACCAGATGCATACAAGTTACCTGTTGCTTGAGACATCGGGCCTGTCATAATAATATTTGTTCTCCAGCTTTCACCGCCATCCGTATAAGGTTTATTTTGGATGTGAGTGAATTGGTACTTAGGATCCATTTCACTAGAAGCCCAAGGGTCATTGTTCATTTCTTCGAACTTCTGAGTACATGAGAACATAGACACTGCCAATACAGCACCAACAATATATTTATTGAATTTCATAACTATTTTCTATTTGAAACTAAAGTGATGTAAGAGGATTAGAATTTAGCATTAAGCTTGAAACCGAATGTCTGTGGTAGAGGGTAAGAACCCACTTCCATACCTTGAGCATTACCGTAAGCAAAAGATGCTGCTGGATCAATGTTCTCTGTTTTCTTCCATAAGTAGCAAACGTTGTTGGCTACGAAAGAAACTCTTAGATCTTGCATCTTAAGGTTGCTAATCATCACTTTAGGGAATGTATAACCAAATGATAATTCACTGATTCTGATGTATGAAGCATCATAGATAAACTCTTCGTCTACACCAGAAGTTGCTTGGTAGTAGTTCTGAATATCTTGTGAGTTAGTGAAACCTGTGAAGGCTGTACCATCTTCATATACCATATTTCCAGGGTTGTAGGTACCAGTGTTATGCATTTGGTTTCTACCGTCTGCAGTATCTTGGTGCTTACCATTGGAGTACATTTGAGCATTTGTTTGAGAGTAAAGGTCACCACCGAATTTACCTTCAATCACGATACCCAATGTGAAGTTTTTATATTGGAAGTTGTTGATCCAACCGGCCATCCAAGGTTGAACAGAATTACCAATTTGTTGGTAACCGTCTTCTACTTGAGGAATACCATCTTCGTTTACAATGATATTACCGTTGTCATCTCTTCTATATGCTGTACCATAAATGGCACCGTAAGGTTGACCCGGAGCAGCTACAATGTTTACAGGACCTTCACCAATTAAGTACTGATTTACCTCATCCGTTAATGAAATTACTTCGTTTTGGTTGTAAGCCATGTTGATTTGTGAATGCCAGTTGAAGTTCTCTTTTCTAACAACATTAATACCTAAAGCTATTTCAACACCTTTGTTGGCAATTTCACCTGCGTTAATGATCGCATCTTCATATCCTGATGATTCTGGAATACGCACCTTCATGATTTGATCTTTTGACATTGAGTTGTAGTACGTTACATCAAGGTTAACGATGTCATCAAACATTCTTAGGTTGAAACCTAGTTCGTAAGAAGTTTGCATTGATGGTTTTAAAGCAGAGTTATTAATTGTGTTACCTTTAATACCACCTGTTTGTAAACCGTCTTGAGAGTTACCATCGATCTCATAGTTTTGATATAACATGTAAGGATCAGTATCTGAACCTACTTTTGCCCATGATGCTCTTACTTTACCGAAAGTTAACCAGTCTGGAGTATCCCAATCCATATCAGAGAATACCCATGAACCACTGATTGAAGGGTAGAAGTACGAATTGTTATCTAATGGTAGAGTAGATGACCAGTCATTACGACCTGATACGTCTAGGAATAAGTAACCATCATAACCAATAGAAGCTGTTCCGTATACTGATGCAATCGCTTTTTCATAAGCACTGTAGTACATAAATCTATCAGAACCAGACATCGGGTTTTGTTGTAATGGATCTGAGAAATTTGATGAACCTGTATCAGAATATTGTCTTTGAATGTGCATGTATGAAGTACCAACATTGGCAACCACATCGAACTTACCAAACTTGTTGTCGTAAGTTAACATGCCATCAAAGTTGTCTTCTCTCTCTAATTGTGTTCTTTCATAAGCACGGCCACCTGAGTATTGAGGCGTGTATAATGGGTCAACAGAATAAGCTCTCCATGAAGTATAGTCAGTACCTGCTCTACCCATCACTTTTAAGTGGTCAGTGATATCGTACGTTAATGAAGCCATACCCATAAAACGGTCTTTTGTATCTTCATAAGACACCTCATTCATTGTCCAGTAAGGGTTGTTGTTGTTTTGGTCATAACCAACTGGGCGTCCGTTTTCATCTTTGTAATCCTTCATCCAATTTACATCATAAGAATTTGGAATCGCAGCTAGGTAGCCCATATAGTTGTAACCGTTGTTACCCATATACGGTCTGTTTTTGGCATCTTCTTTCACATAGTTGGCTCTTGCATCTAAGTGAAGTTTGTCATTTAAATCAGAAGTACCTCTCAAACTGAAAGTGTTTCTGTCGTACCCTTGGTTGTCCACGTTACCATTGTTACTCATATTTGAATAAGAGAAACGTACTGAGCTAGATTCAGTGTTTTTTGTCAATGCAACGTTAGTGTTAGCAGTATATGATGGTTTGAAAAGTGCATCGTAGTTATCATAGAATTTTACTTCTCTTTCCTGACCGTCATAGTAAGCATTTGTTGTCATGCCTGGCGTT
The Flammeovirga agarivorans genome window above contains:
- a CDS encoding SusC/RagA family TonB-linked outer membrane protein gives rise to the protein MRRLLHFIILFCSVLLMSNTVSAQERSVSGSIKDAGNGDPLVGASIKIQGTTTGTITDFDGKFSLMVTDETVLEVSYIGYQSKKVNVGNQSVLNISLDMDATQMEEVVVVGLGVKREERSLGYAVQEVTGDDLGSVPNSANVMNSLSGKVAGVQINQVGGGPGSSSNVVIRGNAILDGSNQPLYVVDGIPLNNNNYENANDKDNGGVDTGDGLSGINPEDIESMSVLKGPAATAIYGSRGINGVIMITTKSGKGGNQGLGVDFSHASTISTFGITPDNQEQYAHGTNGAFPASPKDDFGMWGPKVTPGMTTNAYYDGQEREVKFYDNYDALFKPSYTANTNVALTKNTESSSVRFSYSNMSNNGNVDNQGYDRNTFSLRGTSDLNDKLHLDARANYVKEDAKNRPYMGNNGYNYMGYLAAIPNSYDVNWMKDYKDENGRPVGYDQNNNNPYWTMNEVSYEDTKDRFMGMASLTYDITDHLKVMGRAGTDYTSWRAYSVDPLYTPQYSGGRAYERTQLEREDNFDGMLTYDNKFGKFDVVANVGTSYMHIQRQYSDTGSSNFSDPLQQNPMSGSDRFMYYSAYEKAIASVYGTASIGYDGYLFLDVSGRNDWSSTLPLDNNSYFYPSISGSWVFSDMDWDTPDWLTFGKVRASWAKVGSDTDPYMLYQNYEIDGNSQDGLQTGGIKGNTINNSALKPSMQTSYELGFNLRMFDDIVNLDVTYYNSMSKDQIMKVRIPESSGYEDAIINAGEIANKGVEIALGINVVRKENFNWHSQINMAYNQNEVISLTDEVNQYLIGEGPVNIVAAPGQPYGAIYGTAYRRDDNGNIIVNEDGIPQVEDGYQQIGNSVQPWMAGWINNFQYKNFTLGIVIEGKFGGDLYSQTNAQMYSNGKHQDTADGRNQMHNTGTYNPGNMVYEDGTAFTGFTNSQDIQNYYQATSGVDEEFIYDASYIRISELSFGYTFPKVMISNLKMQDLRVSFVANNVCYLWKKTENIDPAASFAYGNAQGMEVGSYPLPQTFGFKLNAKF